A single region of the Polymorphum gilvum SL003B-26A1 genome encodes:
- a CDS encoding nicotinate-nucleotide adenylyltransferase — MKLPHAEPGNRIGLFGGSFNPPHSGHRLVAETALKRLGLDQVWWLVTPGNPLKDPSALAPLEMRIHRTSALADHPRMKVTAHECLLGTPYTARTIEMLQNRHPALRFVWVMGADNLASFHRWQDWRSIVARVPVAIVNRPGSGFATLSSPMAQAFHADRLAEEDAGLLPICKPPAWVFLHAPLDPTSSTRLRQQDTPG; from the coding sequence ATGAAGCTGCCACATGCTGAGCCGGGCAACCGGATCGGCCTGTTCGGCGGCTCGTTCAACCCACCGCACTCCGGACATCGCCTGGTGGCCGAGACTGCGCTCAAGCGGCTCGGCCTCGACCAGGTCTGGTGGCTGGTGACACCCGGCAACCCGCTCAAGGATCCATCCGCGCTGGCGCCGCTGGAGATGCGCATCCACCGCACCTCGGCGCTGGCGGACCATCCGCGCATGAAGGTGACCGCGCACGAATGCTTGCTCGGCACCCCCTACACGGCACGCACGATCGAGATGCTGCAGAACCGCCATCCGGCGTTGCGCTTCGTCTGGGTGATGGGCGCGGACAACCTCGCGAGCTTCCACCGCTGGCAGGACTGGCGCTCGATCGTGGCCCGGGTCCCGGTTGCCATCGTCAACCGGCCAGGCTCCGGCTTCGCGACGCTGTCCTCGCCCATGGCGCAGGCGTTCCACGCCGACCGGTTGGCGGAGGAAGACGCCGGGCTGCTCCCCATCTGCAAACCGCCTGCCTGGGTATTCCTGCACGCGCCGCTGGACCCGACCTCGTCGACTCGCCTGCGCCAGCAGGACACACCGGGGTGA
- the rpmA gene encoding 50S ribosomal protein L27 yields the protein MAHKKAGGSSRNGRDSAGRRLGIKKFGGEAVIPGNIIARQRGTTWHPGTGVGMGKDHTIFATVEGKVEFQPKANGRTFINVLPAAVAAE from the coding sequence ATGGCACACAAGAAAGCAGGCGGTTCGTCCCGCAACGGCCGCGACTCCGCCGGCCGCCGTCTCGGCATCAAGAAGTTCGGCGGCGAAGCCGTGATTCCGGGCAACATCATCGCGCGTCAGCGCGGCACCACCTGGCATCCGGGCACGGGCGTCGGCATGGGCAAGGACCACACCATCTTCGCGACCGTCGAGGGCAAGGTGGAGTTCCAACCGAAAGCCAACGGCCGAACCTTCATCAACGTGCTCCCGGCAGCGGTAGCAGCGGAGTAA
- the rsfS gene encoding ribosome silencing factor, with protein sequence MATSAPLQSSVGAVLQGDLIDTVLASLDESKAEDVVSLKIAGKSPLADYMVIASGRSHRHVGAIADHLLRDLKEAGFGNARIEGQTHCDWVLIDAGDVIVHIFRPEVRAFYNLEKMWAADASETTQYIG encoded by the coding sequence ATGGCTACGTCCGCCCCTCTTCAGTCCTCCGTAGGCGCAGTCCTGCAGGGCGACCTGATCGACACGGTCCTCGCGAGCCTGGACGAATCGAAGGCCGAGGACGTCGTTTCCCTGAAAATCGCCGGAAAGAGTCCGCTCGCCGATTACATGGTGATCGCTTCGGGCCGTTCTCACCGGCATGTCGGCGCGATCGCCGATCACCTCCTGCGCGATCTCAAGGAGGCCGGCTTCGGCAACGCCCGGATCGAGGGCCAGACCCATTGTGACTGGGTGCTCATCGACGCGGGCGACGTCATCGTGCACATCTTCCGGCCGGAAGTCAGGGCGTTCTACAACCTCGAGAAGATGTGGGCCGCCGACGCGAGCGAAACGACCCAGTACATCGGCTGA
- a CDS encoding GNAT family N-acetyltransferase: MIGTLATGRLTLRAPESADLDRLVALVGDYEVAKMLAVVPHPYRHEDGLAWLARVNAGTPDGETTWAVDDGSGLIGCVSLGKLQQAPSLGYWLGRPYWGKGYMSEAARAALAWFFDQYPAGKVVSQAMDENPASMNVLRKLGFQDDGTGTCSSLARGEARPSTKLRLHRDIFLQAGAA; encoded by the coding sequence ATGATCGGCACACTGGCCACCGGGCGGCTGACGCTGCGCGCACCTGAATCGGCCGATCTCGACCGGCTGGTCGCGCTCGTGGGCGACTACGAGGTCGCCAAGATGCTTGCTGTTGTGCCGCATCCCTATCGGCACGAGGACGGCCTCGCCTGGCTCGCCAGGGTGAACGCCGGGACGCCCGACGGCGAGACGACCTGGGCGGTCGACGACGGCAGCGGCCTGATCGGCTGCGTGTCGCTGGGAAAGTTGCAGCAAGCGCCCTCTTTGGGCTATTGGCTTGGTCGGCCGTACTGGGGAAAGGGCTACATGAGCGAGGCGGCACGCGCCGCCCTCGCCTGGTTCTTCGACCAATACCCGGCCGGCAAGGTGGTCAGCCAGGCGATGGACGAAAACCCGGCCTCGATGAACGTCTTGCGCAAGCTGGGGTTTCAGGACGACGGTACAGGCACTTGCTCCAGTCTCGCACGCGGCGAAGCCAGGCCGTCGACCAAACTCAGGCTCCATCGTGACATCTTCCTGCAGGCCGGGGCGGCCTGA
- a CDS encoding GNAT family N-acetyltransferase: protein MSLPVLTTRRLVLRPLQADDAEAVAALCGRDFAVARWLTSCSWPYEEGAAEAFVTAARAADPARDEAVFAVTLGGVLIGSVAVQAPGDLSEAPDCPTLGYWIGRPFQRAGYSAEAAQAALDWGFAMHACPAIAARAFEDNAASRAVLRRLGFRPAARTMRYAKALDRKVPTIVMRLGRADFEARRIAA, encoded by the coding sequence ATGAGCCTGCCCGTCCTGACCACGCGCCGGCTGGTCCTGCGGCCGTTGCAGGCGGACGACGCCGAGGCGGTCGCCGCCCTGTGCGGCCGAGACTTCGCGGTCGCCCGCTGGCTCACGAGCTGCAGCTGGCCCTATGAGGAGGGTGCGGCCGAGGCCTTCGTCACGGCAGCGCGCGCCGCCGACCCCGCCCGCGACGAGGCGGTGTTCGCGGTGACGCTGGGCGGCGTGTTGATCGGCAGCGTCGCGGTCCAAGCGCCCGGCGATCTCTCCGAGGCGCCGGACTGCCCGACGCTCGGCTACTGGATCGGCCGGCCGTTCCAGAGGGCCGGCTATTCGGCCGAGGCGGCGCAGGCGGCGCTCGACTGGGGCTTCGCCATGCACGCCTGCCCGGCGATCGCGGCACGCGCCTTCGAGGACAATGCCGCCTCGCGCGCCGTCCTGCGCCGGCTCGGCTTCCGTCCGGCAGCCAGGACGATGCGCTACGCGAAGGCACTGGACCGCAAGGTGCCCACCATCGTCATGCGGCTCGGGCGGGCCGACTTCGAGGCGCGGAGGATCGCGGCATGA
- a CDS encoding GNAT family N-acetyltransferase produces MVVESEGPLEESCLGAAVLPQETARIRLDQPRTDDLADIVFLANNRKIAANLATMPHPFSGDDARRLVQRGQATSADAALYAIRLKSTGRFIGVAKYGSTEPGGPVHVGYWLGEPFWGNGHATEAVQALVDQAFSCGSMNELAAACRVTNPASRRVLVKCGFQYRDQAMIRSLAAGGSVPIERYGLERSIWRALKRWGRSA; encoded by the coding sequence ATGGTTGTCGAAAGCGAAGGACCCTTAGAGGAAAGTTGTCTCGGCGCGGCCGTGCTGCCGCAGGAAACCGCCCGGATCCGGCTCGACCAGCCGCGAACGGACGACCTGGCCGACATCGTGTTCCTGGCCAACAACCGCAAGATCGCCGCCAACCTGGCGACCATGCCCCACCCCTTCTCCGGCGACGACGCGCGCCGGCTCGTGCAGCGCGGCCAGGCAACCTCGGCCGACGCCGCCCTCTATGCCATCCGCCTGAAGTCTACCGGCCGCTTCATCGGCGTCGCCAAATATGGCAGCACCGAGCCCGGCGGGCCGGTGCATGTCGGCTACTGGCTCGGCGAGCCGTTCTGGGGCAACGGCCATGCCACCGAAGCCGTGCAGGCGCTGGTCGACCAGGCGTTCTCCTGCGGCTCGATGAACGAGCTCGCGGCCGCCTGCCGGGTCACCAACCCCGCCTCGCGGCGGGTGCTGGTGAAGTGCGGCTTCCAGTACCGCGACCAGGCGATGATCCGCTCGCTGGCCGCCGGCGGCAGCGTGCCGATCGAGCGCTACGGCCTCGAACGGTCGATCTGGCGTGCGCTCAAGCGCTGGGGGAGATCGGCATGA
- the proB gene encoding glutamate 5-kinase: MSARKLSDHKRVVVKIGSALLVEKGELRRAWLEALVDDLAALAAAGCEILVVSSGSIALGRGVLGLPRGALRLEESQAAAAVGQIALAQAYSECLDRRGLRAGQVLLTLGDTEERRRYLNARATLGMLLRLGAVPIINENDTVATSEIRYGDNDRLAARVATMASADCLVLLSDVDGLYTAPPATHPDAVFLPEVPRITAEIEAMAGSAGSELSRGGMKTKIDAAKIATSAGTVMAIASGKRLNPLKAIDEGARCTWFLAPSTPTTARKAWIGGHLEPRGEITLDRGALEAVKSGKSLLPAGVTAVAGTFSRGDAVRVLSPEGRDIGRGLIAYDAAEARMIAGRNSREIEAIVGYPGRAEMIHRDDLVLDDAPGTKDL, from the coding sequence ATGTCTGCCCGCAAGCTCAGCGACCACAAGCGCGTCGTCGTCAAGATCGGCTCGGCCCTGCTGGTCGAGAAGGGCGAGCTGCGGCGTGCCTGGCTCGAAGCCCTGGTCGACGACCTGGCCGCACTCGCCGCCGCCGGCTGCGAGATCCTGGTCGTGTCCTCGGGCTCGATCGCGCTCGGGCGCGGCGTGCTCGGCCTGCCAAGAGGGGCGCTCAGGCTTGAGGAAAGCCAGGCTGCGGCGGCGGTCGGGCAGATCGCTCTGGCGCAGGCCTACTCGGAATGCCTCGACCGGCGGGGCCTGCGTGCCGGACAGGTGCTGCTGACGCTCGGCGATACCGAGGAGCGGCGGCGCTATCTGAACGCGCGCGCCACGCTCGGCATGCTGCTCCGGCTTGGCGCCGTGCCGATCATCAACGAGAACGACACGGTGGCGACCTCGGAGATCCGCTACGGCGACAACGACCGTCTGGCGGCGCGCGTCGCGACCATGGCGAGCGCCGACTGCCTGGTGCTGCTGTCGGACGTCGACGGGCTCTACACGGCGCCGCCGGCGACCCATCCGGACGCGGTGTTCCTGCCGGAGGTGCCGCGGATCACGGCCGAGATCGAGGCAATGGCCGGCAGTGCCGGATCGGAACTGTCGCGCGGCGGCATGAAGACCAAGATCGACGCGGCCAAGATCGCGACCTCGGCGGGCACGGTGATGGCGATCGCCTCCGGCAAGCGCCTGAACCCGCTGAAGGCCATCGACGAGGGCGCGCGCTGCACCTGGTTCCTGGCCCCGTCGACGCCGACAACCGCCCGCAAGGCCTGGATCGGCGGACATCTGGAGCCGCGCGGGGAAATCACCCTGGATAGGGGCGCCCTGGAAGCCGTGAAGTCCGGCAAAAGCCTGCTGCCGGCGGGCGTCACCGCCGTCGCCGGCACCTTCTCGCGCGGTGACGCGGTGCGCGTCCTGTCACCAGAAGGACGCGACATCGGCCGTGGCCTGATCGCCTATGACGCGGCCGAGGCGCGTATGATCGCCGGCCGCAACAGCCGCGAGATCGAGGCAATCGTCGGCTATCCGGGACGGGCGGAGATGATTCACCGCGACGACCTCGTGCTGGATGATGCACCCGGCACGAAAGACCTGTAG
- a CDS encoding MurR/RpiR family transcriptional regulator, giving the protein MASRLILRIQEKFTRLTSSEQKIASVLLENQGLVETHTATELASLAGVSKATTARFFRTLGYADFEEVRIQARDERNSRAPYARFDPKPEAASLGRTLSEHLALESRNLSRTFEEMRSDLLPEIASVLEKAPNLWFLGFGDEYGLARLGRTMFTRLRHGVHQIEGAGQDWAAELAMTGPRDALILLTFEPRPRLLPVLLKHARTTRMRVITITDHAYAAQAQRFSDFVLPCHIASYGILPTHATMISMLRLLALSYLGENPDAVSQRIATLDAINEELDLSE; this is encoded by the coding sequence ATGGCCTCCAGACTGATCCTGCGCATTCAGGAAAAATTCACCCGATTGACATCGAGCGAACAGAAAATCGCTTCTGTCCTGCTGGAAAATCAGGGGCTTGTGGAAACGCACACCGCGACAGAGCTTGCGTCTCTGGCCGGGGTATCAAAAGCGACGACTGCCCGTTTTTTCCGCACTTTGGGTTACGCGGATTTCGAGGAAGTGCGCATCCAAGCCCGCGACGAACGCAACAGCCGCGCGCCCTATGCACGATTCGACCCGAAACCCGAGGCCGCGTCGCTGGGCAGAACCCTGTCCGAACATCTGGCACTGGAAAGCCGCAACCTGTCACGCACCTTCGAGGAGATGCGGTCCGACCTGCTGCCGGAAATCGCGAGCGTGCTGGAGAAGGCGCCGAACTTGTGGTTCCTCGGGTTTGGCGATGAATACGGGCTTGCACGGCTGGGGCGCACCATGTTCACACGGTTGCGCCATGGCGTGCACCAGATCGAAGGGGCCGGGCAGGATTGGGCGGCGGAACTGGCGATGACCGGCCCGCGCGATGCGCTGATCCTGCTGACGTTCGAGCCGCGCCCCCGGCTGTTGCCGGTTCTGTTGAAACACGCCCGCACAACGCGGATGCGGGTCATCACGATCACCGATCATGCCTATGCCGCGCAGGCGCAGCGCTTTTCGGATTTCGTGCTGCCGTGCCACATCGCCAGCTACGGCATCCTGCCGACCCATGCGACGATGATTTCGATGCTGCGGCTGCTGGCGCTGTCCTACCTCGGGGAAAACCCCGACGCCGTCAGCCAACGCATCGCCACGCTGGATGCCATCAACGAGGAACTCGACCTGTCGGAATGA
- the rplU gene encoding 50S ribosomal protein L21 encodes MFAVIKTGGKQYTVAADDLLKVEKLDAEAGSTVTFGEVLMIGNGAETTVGAPLVEGASVTAEVVDQGRTRKIIVFKKRRRQNSRRRNGHRQAYTLVKITDILAAGAKPAKKRASKKAETEEAAGE; translated from the coding sequence ATGTTCGCAGTGATCAAGACCGGCGGCAAGCAGTACACCGTCGCCGCCGACGACCTCCTGAAGGTCGAGAAGCTCGATGCCGAAGCCGGCAGCACCGTCACCTTCGGCGAGGTGCTGATGATCGGCAACGGCGCAGAAACCACCGTCGGTGCGCCGCTTGTGGAGGGCGCTTCCGTGACCGCGGAAGTCGTCGACCAGGGCCGCACCCGCAAGATCATCGTCTTCAAGAAGCGCCGCCGCCAGAATTCGCGTCGCCGCAACGGACATCGCCAGGCCTACACGCTCGTCAAGATCACCGATATCCTGGCAGCAGGCGCAAAGCCGGCGAAGAAGCGCGCATCGAAGAAGGCCGAGACCGAGGAAGCCGCTGGCGAGTGA
- the rlmH gene encoding 23S rRNA (pseudouridine(1915)-N(3))-methyltransferase RlmH, which translates to MRFVFAAIGRMKAGSDKDLFDRYLDRARKVGRGLGVSAVEVIELAESRAARAEDRKGEEAAALLAALPGRARLVVLDEAGKAMTSAGFSALLQAWMDDGVSDIAFAIGGADGHGAAMIERADVSLAFGAMTWPHQIVRILLAEQVYRALTIQAGHPYHRA; encoded by the coding sequence ATGCGCTTCGTCTTTGCAGCCATTGGTCGCATGAAGGCCGGCAGCGACAAGGATCTTTTCGACCGCTATCTCGACCGGGCGCGCAAGGTCGGACGCGGATTGGGCGTGTCCGCCGTCGAGGTGATCGAACTCGCCGAAAGCCGCGCCGCACGCGCCGAGGACCGCAAGGGCGAGGAAGCCGCGGCCCTGCTCGCCGCCCTGCCCGGCCGGGCGCGGTTGGTGGTGCTCGACGAGGCCGGCAAGGCGATGACCAGCGCCGGCTTCAGCGCTCTGCTGCAGGCCTGGATGGACGACGGCGTCTCCGATATCGCCTTCGCCATCGGCGGCGCGGACGGGCACGGCGCTGCGATGATCGAGCGGGCCGATGTCAGCCTCGCCTTCGGCGCGATGACCTGGCCGCACCAGATCGTGCGCATCCTGCTGGCCGAACAGGTGTACCGGGCGCTGACCATCCAGGCGGGCCACCCCTACCACCGGGCATGA
- the obgE gene encoding GTPase ObgE has protein sequence MKFLDQAKIYIRSGTGGAGAVSFRREKFIEFGGPDGGDGGRGGDVWVECVDGLNTLIDYRYQQHFKAGTGIHGMGRNRTGAGGEDVVLRVPVGTQVLEEDNETLIADMTEVGQRVLLLRGGNGGFGNAHFKSSTNQAPRHANPGLPGEEKWIWLRLKLIADAGLVGLPNAGKSTFLAAVSAAKPKIADYPFTTLHPNLGVVEIDGRGFVLADIPGLIEGAHEGTGLGDRFLGHIERTRVLLHLVDGSSEQDPGEAYRIVRHELEAYGGGLTDKPEIVALSKADALSPELRAEKAAALEAACGRKPLVLSAASRENVDTALRMILRAMDRDKEEAGNQVPAVRDEEWRP, from the coding sequence ATGAAATTCCTCGACCAGGCCAAGATCTACATCCGCTCCGGCACCGGCGGCGCCGGCGCGGTGTCGTTCCGGCGCGAGAAATTCATCGAGTTCGGCGGTCCGGACGGCGGCGACGGCGGGCGCGGCGGCGATGTGTGGGTCGAATGCGTGGACGGCCTCAACACGCTGATCGATTACCGTTACCAGCAGCATTTCAAGGCCGGCACCGGCATCCATGGCATGGGCCGCAACCGCACCGGCGCAGGCGGCGAGGACGTGGTTCTGAGGGTTCCGGTCGGCACGCAGGTGCTGGAAGAGGACAACGAGACGCTGATCGCCGACATGACCGAGGTCGGCCAGCGCGTGCTGCTGCTGCGCGGCGGCAACGGCGGCTTCGGAAACGCCCATTTCAAGTCGTCGACCAACCAGGCGCCGCGCCACGCCAATCCCGGTCTGCCGGGCGAGGAGAAATGGATCTGGCTGCGCCTGAAGCTGATCGCGGATGCAGGTCTCGTCGGCCTGCCCAATGCCGGCAAGTCAACATTCCTCGCCGCCGTTTCGGCGGCCAAGCCGAAGATCGCCGACTATCCGTTCACGACGCTGCACCCCAACCTCGGCGTGGTCGAGATCGACGGGCGCGGCTTCGTGCTGGCCGACATTCCCGGCCTGATCGAGGGCGCGCACGAGGGCACCGGCCTCGGCGACCGCTTCCTCGGCCACATCGAACGCACGCGGGTACTGCTGCACCTGGTCGACGGCTCGTCGGAGCAAGATCCCGGCGAGGCCTACAGAATCGTGCGCCATGAACTGGAAGCCTACGGCGGCGGACTGACCGACAAGCCGGAGATCGTCGCCCTGTCGAAGGCCGACGCCCTGTCGCCGGAACTCAGGGCGGAGAAGGCGGCGGCGCTGGAAGCGGCCTGCGGGCGCAAGCCGCTGGTCCTGTCGGCCGCGAGCCGCGAGAACGTCGACACCGCGCTGCGGATGATCCTGAGGGCCATGGATCGGGACAAGGAAGAGGCGGGCAACCAGGTGCCGGCCGTCCGCGACGAGGAGTGGCGTCCCTGA
- a CDS encoding glutamate-5-semialdehyde dehydrogenase: MLDTAQTTDIETLMADIGRRARAAARILSTASTEAKNRALTAMAGAVRTAAPEILAANARDVEAMTAAGQTVAFLDRGTLTAERIEAIARTLEDIATLPDPVGSVIAAWERPNGLKIERVRTPLGVIGVIYESRPNVTSDAGALCVKAGNAVILRGGSDTIHSNRAIHAALQKGLAAAGLPEDAIQIVPTADRTAVGEMLRGLDGNLDVIVPRGGKSLVARVQADARVPVFAHLEGLVHIYLDRAADLDRAIEVIVNSKLRRTGICGALETLLVDRAVAETHLRPVVEALQAGGCEIRGDAETQRLCTSVVPATGEDWTTEYLDRILSVRVVDGLDAAIEHIETYGSHHTDCILTEDAVAAETFLRKVDSAIVLHNASTQFADGGEFGMGSEIGIATGRMHARGPVGVEQLTSFKYRVRGTGQTRP; this comes from the coding sequence ATGCTGGACACGGCGCAGACGACTGACATCGAAACGCTCATGGCCGACATCGGCCGGCGCGCCCGCGCGGCGGCGCGGATCCTGTCGACTGCCTCGACCGAGGCCAAGAACCGGGCCTTGACCGCCATGGCGGGCGCCGTGCGGACCGCGGCGCCTGAGATCCTGGCCGCTAATGCCCGCGACGTCGAGGCGATGACCGCTGCCGGACAGACGGTCGCCTTCCTGGACCGCGGCACGTTGACGGCGGAGCGGATCGAGGCGATCGCCAGGACTCTGGAGGACATCGCCACCCTGCCCGATCCGGTCGGCAGCGTGATCGCCGCGTGGGAACGGCCGAACGGGCTGAAGATCGAGCGCGTGCGCACGCCGCTCGGCGTCATCGGCGTGATCTACGAAAGCCGGCCGAACGTCACCTCCGATGCGGGCGCGCTTTGCGTGAAGGCCGGCAACGCTGTGATCCTGCGCGGCGGGTCGGATACCATCCACTCCAACCGTGCGATCCACGCGGCGCTGCAGAAGGGTCTTGCCGCGGCCGGCCTGCCCGAGGACGCGATCCAGATCGTACCGACCGCCGATCGCACCGCTGTCGGGGAGATGCTGCGCGGGCTCGACGGCAATCTCGACGTCATCGTGCCGCGCGGCGGCAAGAGCCTGGTCGCCCGGGTGCAGGCGGACGCCCGCGTGCCGGTGTTCGCGCATCTGGAGGGCCTCGTCCACATTTACCTCGACAGGGCCGCCGACCTCGACAGGGCGATCGAAGTGATCGTCAATTCCAAGCTGCGGCGGACCGGCATCTGCGGCGCGCTGGAGACGCTGCTGGTCGACAGGGCGGTGGCGGAAACGCACCTCAGGCCGGTCGTCGAGGCGCTTCAGGCCGGAGGCTGCGAGATCCGAGGCGACGCCGAGACCCAGCGCCTGTGCACGAGCGTCGTGCCGGCGACCGGCGAGGACTGGACGACCGAGTATCTGGACAGGATCCTGTCGGTGAGGGTGGTCGACGGCCTGGACGCTGCGATCGAGCACATCGAGACCTACGGCTCGCACCATACGGACTGCATCCTGACCGAGGATGCAGTCGCGGCGGAGACCTTCCTGCGCAAGGTGGACTCGGCCATCGTGCTGCACAACGCCTCGACCCAGTTCGCCGACGGCGGCGAATTCGGCATGGGCTCGGAAATCGGCATCGCCACCGGCCGCATGCATGCGCGCGGACCGGTCGGCGTGGAGCAACTGACCAGCTTCAAATATCGCGTCCGGGGCACGGGCCAGACCCGTCCATGA
- a CDS encoding murein hydrolase activator EnvC family protein translates to MLRDNRGIRIDRVAARRVRPFRDKMLRAGLLTAVLAVASVPAQAVEDPDKATAADEAITESLQRKQQREAELAALSRDIELSAGQQSEIAREIEAIDRDSQALTATILRTAQKVKALEGDLANTERRLARLGENEDAVRASLQERRGVLAEVLAALQRIGRRPPPALAVRPSDALAAVRSAILLNAVMPEIRIEAEALAADLEELTRLKTTIAGEKNRLRGDAMRLAEEQSRLELLMSAKRRQRDTSAEKLAAERQRAEELADKAGSLKELIAQMEAEIESARVAARAAARSAESRQGGRPPVSNPFVDPGRLTPAVAFIEARGQLPKPVSGVLLKDFGQEDDFGGRTEGQSIATRPGARITAPNDGWVVYSGPFRSFGQLLILNAGDGYHVLLAGMDRIDVELGQFVLAGEPVGVMGSTHWASASTFGLGSTQPVLYVEFRKDGSAIDPTPWWARTEEEKVRG, encoded by the coding sequence ATGCTGCGCGACAACCGTGGCATCAGGATCGACAGAGTGGCTGCACGCCGGGTGAGACCGTTCCGGGACAAAATGTTGCGCGCCGGCCTACTGACCGCGGTGCTGGCGGTCGCGTCGGTTCCTGCGCAGGCGGTAGAGGACCCGGACAAGGCTACGGCCGCCGACGAGGCGATCACCGAATCGCTCCAACGCAAGCAGCAACGCGAGGCGGAACTGGCCGCGCTGAGCCGCGACATCGAGCTGTCGGCCGGGCAGCAGAGCGAAATCGCGCGCGAGATCGAGGCCATCGACCGGGACAGTCAGGCGCTGACGGCGACGATCCTCAGGACGGCGCAGAAGGTTAAGGCCCTGGAGGGCGATCTCGCCAACACGGAACGCCGGTTGGCGCGCCTCGGCGAGAACGAGGATGCAGTGCGCGCGTCCCTGCAGGAACGCAGGGGCGTGCTCGCGGAGGTGCTGGCAGCACTGCAACGGATCGGACGACGGCCGCCGCCGGCGCTGGCTGTGCGGCCGAGCGACGCGCTGGCGGCCGTGCGCAGTGCGATTCTGCTCAATGCGGTGATGCCGGAGATCCGCATCGAGGCGGAAGCGCTGGCGGCCGACCTAGAGGAGCTGACCAGGCTCAAGACGACGATCGCAGGCGAAAAGAACCGGCTGCGCGGAGACGCGATGCGGCTTGCCGAGGAACAGTCCCGACTCGAGCTGCTGATGTCAGCCAAGCGCCGGCAGCGCGACACGAGCGCCGAGAAACTGGCCGCTGAGCGGCAACGCGCAGAGGAGCTTGCAGACAAGGCCGGGTCTCTCAAAGAATTGATCGCGCAGATGGAAGCCGAGATCGAGAGCGCCAGAGTGGCCGCAAGGGCGGCCGCACGCAGCGCCGAAAGCCGGCAGGGCGGGCGGCCGCCGGTGTCGAACCCGTTCGTCGATCCCGGACGACTCACCCCGGCGGTCGCCTTCATCGAGGCCAGAGGCCAGCTGCCGAAACCGGTTTCGGGCGTGCTGCTGAAGGATTTCGGCCAGGAGGACGATTTCGGCGGACGGACCGAAGGCCAGTCGATCGCGACGCGCCCGGGCGCGCGCATCACCGCACCGAACGACGGCTGGGTGGTCTATTCCGGGCCGTTCCGCTCGTTCGGGCAACTCTTGATCCTGAACGCCGGCGACGGATATCATGTGTTGCTGGCTGGCATGGACAGGATCGATGTGGAACTGGGGCAATTCGTGCTCGCGGGGGAACCTGTCGGAGTGATGGGCTCAACGCATTGGGCAAGTGCGTCGACGTTTGGCTTGGGCTCGACCCAGCCCGTCCTGTATGTTGAATTCAGAAAAGACGGAAGTGCGATCGACCCCACCCCGTGGTGGGCCCGCACCGAGGAAGAAAAGGTTCGCGGATGA